One Gossypium hirsutum isolate 1008001.06 chromosome A08, Gossypium_hirsutum_v2.1, whole genome shotgun sequence genomic window, tcgtaattcgagtatcaaaccctttgggtcaatgcgtacttgttgataaagtgtgtaagagatgccctctaataatccgagaatcctgttttccggccgatttgatgcttttgccgttcgacgagtttgatgttattcttggtttggattggttaaccgcgcatgatgcggttgtgaattgcaaaagcaagactatcgatttgaggtgcgcaaataacgaaataatccgagttgagtctgcggacttaagggggttgccagctgtaatatcagcaatgttggcccagaaatatgtaaggaaagggtgcgaagcatacctcgcgtatgtacttgatgacaaggagttagaaaagaaacccgaatcggtgccggtggtttgtgaatacccggatgtttttcctgaagagttaccgggtttgccacctgttcgggaggtagagtttggtattgagcttgtacctggaactacgcctatttcgatcgctccgtatcgtatggcactaaccgagttaaaagagttgaaagctcagttgcaagaattgacggatagaggtttcgctcgaccgagtttctcaccttggggtgcaccagtattgttcgtgaaaaagaaggacggaaccatgaggttgtgcattgactatcgtcaactgaataaagtgacgataaagaataagtatccgttaccgcgtattgatgatctgttcgatcaattaaagggagcatcggtgttttcaaagatagatttgagatcgggttattatcagttgcggattcgagattcggacgtacccaaaactgctttcagaacgaggtacggtcactacgagttcttagtgatgccgtttgggctcactaatgcccctgcggtgtttatggatttgatgaatcggatcttcaggccgtatttggatcggttcgtagttgtgtttattgatgacatcttggtctattcaagagatgagaccgaacatgctgagcatctgaggctagtgttgcaaattttgcgggataagcagttatatgctaagttcaataagtgtgagttctggttaagagaggttagcttcttgggtcatgtggtatccgcatcgggtattcgagttgacccgagcaaaatttcagccatacttaactagaagcctccgagaaatgttaccgaagtccggagctttctaggactcgccggttattaccgatgatttgtcaaaggtttctcggtgatagccacaccaatgacgaagttacttcaaaaggatgttaagttcgaatggacggagaaatgtcagaaaagcttcgatcaactgaaaactcatttgactgaagctccaattttggtgcaacccgaatcgggtaaagagtttgtcatttatagtgacgcatccctacttgggttgggttgcgtattgatgcaagaaggtcgagttgtggcctatgtgtcgagacaattgaagccacacgagagaaattatccgacccatgatctcgaactagccgccattgtgtttgcattgaaaatatggcgacattatttgtttggtgagaagtgccatgtgttttcggatcacaaaagtctcaaatatttgatgactcaacgagacttgaatctgcgacaaagacgttggcttgagttgttgaaagattacgagcttgtcattgattaccacccgggaaaggctaatgtggttgcggacgccttaagccggaaatcactgtttgctttgcgagtgatgaatgtacacttgtctgttctacctgacaatgtgttagtagctgaattaaaagccaaaccattattgactcatcaaattcgtgaagctcagaaagtcgatgatgaattggttgcaaaacgagctgagtgtgttccgaataaggaatcggagtttcagattgatgatgatggttgtttgaggtttagaagtcgttgtgtgttccaaggaattcggaactcattccgatgattctgaacgaagcccattgtagccgaatgtcaattcacccggggagcacgaaaatgtacaacgacttgaaacgtcggttttggtggcatggtatgaaacgagacatctccgactttgtttcgagatgtttaatatgtcaacaagtgaaagcggaacatcaagtgccttcagggttacttcagccgatcatgatacccgagtggaaatgggatcgagtcacaatggactttgtgtccggactaccattgtcaacaagtaagaaggatgcgatctgggttgttgttgatagactgactaagtcggctcactttatccctgtgcgtacggatttttcattggataaactagccgaattgtatgtctctcagattgtgagattacatggagtacctatttctatcgtgtcggatagagatccgagattcacctcacgattttggaagaaattgcaagaagctttgggtaccaagctgcattttagcaccgcttttcacccccaaaccgatggtcaatccgagcggataattcagatacttgaggatatgttgagatgttgcatcctcgagttcagtagttcatgggaacggtatctacctttgattgaattcgcttacaacaatagttttcaatcaagtattaagatggcaccttatgaggctttgtacggtcgtaaatgccgtacaccattgttttggaccgagctcggtgaaagtaaaattttcggagtcgatttgattaaagatgccgaacagaaagtaagggtaatccgtgaaagtctaaaggcagccacggatcgtcagaaatcgtatgcggatttgaaacgaaaagacattgaatatcaggtgggagataaagtgtttcttaaagtttcgccttggaaaaaggtactcagatttggccgaaagggcaagttgagtccgagattcattgggccatacgaaatatccgaacgagtcggtccagttgcgtatcgattaattttaccccctgaacttgaaaagattcacgacgtctttcatgtttcgatgcttcggcgctatagatctgatccttcgcacataattagtccgtcggaggttgaaattcaggctgatatgagttatgaagaagagccgatgcgtatcctagctcgtgaagtgaaggggttgcgaaacaaaagggttccgttagtaaaggtgttatggctcaaacacgggatcgaggaagctacttgggaaaccgagagctcgatgaaagaatgatacccaaacctatttaccggtaagattttcggggacgaaaatttcttgagtgggggagagttgtaacagcccaaaatttaccctagtcgggaagtggtttcgggaccacaaaaccgagttacaagaaaatttattttaattttaattgcatatattaaatgtggtagtgtatgtgtggaaataataaaggtttaaaatttgccttaggaatgtggattttcatgaaaggacttagttgagaaatttagaaaagatgatagataaattgaaaggattaaataataacaaggtgagaaagtttgggtttgcatgtcaaagtgcccaattcttgataagtggccggccaagcatggttccattcctccaagtttatgttgtttattatttaatattggtaagtagattagaataaataaaagaagtgaattaaaaagaaaaaaaggatgaataaaataaaggaggaagaaggagtgttcatccttttccttaccacaatagccgtacctaaagaaagaaaaagaagaaagtgaagttaaggcatttggtcatcttcaagttgattaagaagctcttgaatattcggtgcctaggggaaaagtttctaagaggtttggccatgcatgtaactagattgaggtatgtttgatattattctttgagattcatgtatattttaagttgtaagtaaaaatctacctagccatggttcaaattttgttaattgatggagatgatattcggccatgaatgttacattcttggttggtatttggatgtctttggtgatgaggtatgaagatggttgattttgagtgtttaatgaaaaggatgcatgaattattgttaaataatggtcgaatgtagcatgattaaagatgtgaataaattgaagttaaggaggttgtcaatgaaaaatatgagttggatgaggcttaaagaataaaaatctaggtgactagaggtcaaggacattcggtcataggcttgtgtgctagcaaaatcggccaagtgtttatgtggtggaaattaagtgttaaatggaatgaaaatgatattatatgggggtatgtatattcggccatatgagtaaatatatggatgatgttaaatttgattatgtataatgggcattaagatgtggaacataagaaatgtagtatatgtggatttacatgatgttatagttgacattgtgcatatacacatgcattcgaccatctaattgagtatgaaggtggtgttaaatctaattgtgatgcccattccgaagtatatatatatacatatatatatacataagtatgccattcgtgatgttacctttaattatgtgtgtaatcgactaaatgggtaattagtgaggatggttgccgaatatacaaacatacatatgcatgtgtaattgaattatgaatgtttagcaagatggttaaactagttgatttattaattaagctCAATGAGTtagaggaggagaatcgagcaaaggcaaagaaaagatcatcgagtagccgagttggaaccatcttacccaacacaagtaagtcattaagcatgtagttggtattatttcaaatggtcataatgtttatgtattgatgctgaatggaatgaataaatatacatatatatatgcatgtacgtatgtgatgatgaaattgttgaatgaaaagaggtaagatgtactgagttgttgatctcggcactaaacgtgcgggtataaccatttatgaccatgagattggcgctaagtgcgcgggattaaattgtacagcactaagtgtgcgatttgactatgttgcactaagtgtgcgaaatgaatatgatgcactaagtgtgcgaattgaccatgcggcactaagtgtgcgagtttgactatgtagcactaagtgtgcgatttgattacgtagcactaagtgtgcgagttgattatatagcactgagtgtgcggactcaatatacattcgtgaatcattatggacactatgtgtgcgacactattgagtcgatcgcggacagcggatcgggtaagtgtcttgagtacatggctaataggtgctatgcttatacttggtgttgagctcggtaagtttgaacctatgtgacaaatatacttgaagtcacgtacataaaatttatcgtaggatgggtgaaaggccgtttagtcgtttgattgtaacgaaaataaattgatttatgaaaatgcttcaatgtcctattgatgagtatatggaatgtgaatgcatgaattggtatgaaattgaatcgataggttggaggaactatggtgtggttcggtatggatggagtaaattgtctcgttccattttgtttcctcttgtgataatgttattgatggatggtagtgcattgcttatgacttactgagttataaactcactcggtgtttccttgtcacccattataggttgcttggactcatctattttttttgcggggtcaggccgtcatcgaagtcatcacaccggatagcaagttttggtactttcttcttagttggcttagaagaacattttggcatgtataagctattacgttgtgtttgaactttggcatgtaaactttaagccatgtgaaaatggcacgaatgttcgattgagttggatcaagggtaggcatgaaatggacctagttactttcgtaacggatgctggcagcagcagtgtcatgagattgaaaaatcactaaaaatagtaggagtggaattaattgatgaataaactatgtaatcgaagctcgatgagtctgttttcatgaggaagtaacgaaaagatcatatgggcagtatattaagagataatcagatttttgtaggacagggccagaacggtttctggattccctgctccgactttggaaattcattataaattaaccagagataattaggggtcgtaccatatatgtacagattcctctctgagtctagttttcatagaaacaaacggaattagtattgaagccccgtgcagggagatatccaagtcgtaatgggaaaaggtcagtgtagtcgacccctgcaacttgggagactttgactaataaactgtactaattggcccgaccaaaaattctagaaaaaaaatacatagatgggcacatgagtctagtttctgggaaaaattacgaaactgattttcgagttacgaaactcaagatatgatttttaaaacgactagtacacagattgggcagtgtctggaaaataaattttataaggggttaaagtcagttaacacctcgtgttcgactccggtgtcggtttcgggttcggggtgttacagatttggAAGAAACTTAATTGTCCATCAAGACAAGAAAAGTGAGTTTTACTAGCTAAACACtcaagcatttgatctataaaaggaagagggaaatgatcttttctagtaTAAGAATTTAAATTCCTGTAATCAATGTAGATACGCTACCCATTTTGCACTCAGGTTGGTACCAAGTCACCTCTAGCATTTTTCTTTACTGCTGCACCCGTTTTCTTGGGCACGGCTTGTACCGGACTTATCCATCTACTTTCAAAAATGGAGTAGATTATGTCAGCATCTAGAAGTTTGATTATCTCCTTTTTTACCACCTCCATCATATTCAGGTTCAACCGTCTTTACGCTTCTCGCCTTGGTTTTGTATTTTCCTTCAAATAAATCCTGTGTGTGCACGTCAAAGGGCTTATCCCTTTTAAGTCAGCAATGGTTCAGCCAATTGCCTCCTTATGATTTTTTAGTACCTAAATCAAACTTTCTTCCTCAAGCTTTAAGAGGCTATTTGAAACTATAATCGGTAGGGTTTTACCTTTCCCTAAAAGCGCATACTTAAGATGCTCGAGAAGCGGTTTTAATTCCAAATCTGGAGCCTGCACAATAGAAGGTAAAAGTTTAGTGTTTAATGGAGACAAAAATTCATTAACAAATTTATaatcatcaaaaataaattcagatttatcTTAATAAATCAACTCAAAAGTCTCCTCTATTAATGAGTCAATTATGTTGACACGGTTTACGTTCAAGATTTAGCTTGGATGACTAATAGCAGCGTAAACATTAAATTTCACGATCTCCCCATCAAATTCTATCGTGAGAGTTCCGTTTCAAATGTCGATCTTAGTGCTAGCAGTACTAAGGAAAGGTCTGCCCAACAAGAGGTCCGAAGATCTAGGAGTACTATCCTcctccatttttatcacataaaaatttgCAGGGAAAATAAGTTCGTTAACCTTCACCAAAATGTCCTCGAGGACTCTTTTTGGATACGCAACAAACCTGTCTGCTAACTGAATGATAACACCTGTTTTCATCAAAAAACTCGCGTTAAATGATTCATAAACAGAAAAAAGGCATTacatttatggaggcccctaaatcacacatagttttcttaattcttaaatgacctattttgcatggtattgcaaaATACCCCTATCTTTGTATTTCGCTGGCAATTTCTGCTGTAACATTGTAGATATATTCTCACCTACACTTACCCTTTCATTACTAGTTAATTTTCGCTGGTTGGTGCAGAGCTCTTTAAGGAACTTAGCATATCGTAAAATTTGCTTGATGGCATCCAATAGTGGTATGTTGATCTtaacattcctgaatgtttcggGGATCTCATTGTCCTCTTTACCTTTTCGACATTGGTTTAATCGTCCTGGAAATAGAGGTTGAATTTTAGGTAATAGTGGTTTTACTCAGACCTGTTTGtcatttttaggctttttttgggcgatttcttggccaagatttcTACCAGGAATTGGTTCCAGTACCTTTCCACTTTGCAATGTCACTGCATTAACGTTTTGTCTCAAGTTCGGTTCTGTTTGTGACAGCAGTTTCCCTTGAGAACTCATTTTCTTAATTAATGTAGTCAATTCTTTTATAAATGCCTCGAttttctgttgaaaatcaagcatgttagctgctaatttattgaccaaagtttctaTAGAATTACCTAAATCTCTTGGCTGTTGTGGAACtcgattttggtatggctggttatacCTTGGATTGGCCCCATAACTCAAGTTGGGATAGTCTTTCCAacctgggttgtaggtattagcgtaAGAGTCATATCGCCTCTGTGGTGGCCCAAGAAAATTTCCCAAAGCATCCAAATGAGCCAtagtatcatcatacaaactagggcatgcatcagttgtatgttcaggtgtagcacatattctACATAATCGAGTTGGTTTTCTTTTTCTGTAACAAGAGAattcacaatattagtaagtctatcaactttatcttctaaggttgaattacttagctggtaAACCCTTCTAAGGGGTTCAGGATTGGCTCGGAATTACTGAGTATTTGCAGCCATCGTGGATATCAAGTCCCTTACTTGTTGGGAAGTCATGTTGGCCAATGATCCTCCACTGGCGGCATCCTTCATATTTATCTCTATGGGCTTTAAACCTTCATAAAAGTATTGGAGTAGAGGTTGTTTCGTAATACCATGTTGTAGGCAACTTGCACATAGCTTCTTAAATTGCTCTTAATAGTCGTAAAGAGACTCTGATTCTTTTTTCCTTATTCCAACTATTTCACTTCTTAACTCAGCTGCACGTGATGCTGAAAAAACCTGTTGAGAAACAAATGAGAAAGATCAac contains:
- the LOC121205028 gene encoding uncharacterized protein; this translates as MAHLDALGNFLGPPQRRYDSYANTYNPGWKDYPNLSYGANPRYNQPYQNRVPQQPRDLGKLLSQTEPNLRQNVNAVTLQSGKVLEPIPGRLNQCRKGKEDNEIPETFRNVKINIPLLDAIKQILRYAKFLKELCTNQRKLTSNERVSVGENISTMLQQKLPAKYKDRGVIIQLADRFVAYPKRVLEDILVKVNELIFPANFYVIKMEEDSTPRSSDLLLGRPFLSTASTKIDI